The following coding sequences are from one Nonlabens arenilitoris window:
- the nadE gene encoding NAD(+) synthase: MKVDKVTDHIVTWLKDYATKARVKGYVVGVSGGIDSAVTSTLCAMTDLEVLCVEMPIHQHQDHVTRAQEHIKQLKSRFNNVGDVRSDLTPVFDTFIDNMPAIDDSALVDLTRGNTRARLRMTTLYYHGGVNGLLVAGTGNKVEDFGVGFYTKYGDGGVDVSPIADLMKSEVYKIGQHVLVPDSIMNAAPSDGLYGAERTDEDQIGASYDELEMIMNEIDNGKTAADFSGRKLEVFNLYSQLNKKNQHKMNPIPVCTIPEKLK, encoded by the coding sequence ATGAAAGTAGATAAAGTAACAGATCACATTGTAACATGGCTTAAAGACTACGCTACTAAAGCTAGAGTTAAAGGATATGTCGTAGGAGTAAGTGGTGGAATCGATAGTGCGGTTACCTCAACCCTATGTGCTATGACTGACCTAGAAGTATTATGTGTTGAAATGCCTATACACCAGCATCAAGATCATGTTACTCGTGCTCAAGAGCATATTAAACAATTAAAGTCGAGGTTCAATAATGTAGGTGATGTGCGTAGTGATTTAACTCCTGTTTTTGACACATTTATAGATAACATGCCAGCTATAGATGATAGCGCATTAGTAGATTTAACTCGTGGAAATACACGTGCCCGTTTAAGAATGACCACCTTATACTATCATGGTGGTGTAAACGGTTTGCTAGTAGCTGGGACCGGTAATAAGGTTGAAGATTTTGGCGTTGGATTTTACACAAAATACGGTGATGGTGGTGTAGATGTAAGCCCTATTGCAGACTTAATGAAGAGCGAGGTTTATAAAATAGGTCAACATGTATTAGTACCAGACAGCATTATGAATGCTGCTCCTAGTGATGGCTTATATGGAGCCGAGCGCACTGATGAGGATCAAATAGGCGCGAGTTATGACGAGCTTGAAATGATAATGAATGAGATTGATAATGGTAAAACAGCAGCTGATTTCTCTGGCAGAAAACTAGAAGTATTCAATCTATATTCACAATTGAACAAAAAAAATCAGCACAAAATGAACCCGATACCAGTTTGTACCATACCAGAAAAACTTAAGTAA
- the gldB gene encoding gliding motility lipoprotein GldB yields the protein MKYKIYRGFKYLAFAKALFILSSCNDSSRLEQEIAAIPVKSELKLFHEEFAESTIDDLNDLKQTYPMLFPQQYADSVWIAKLTGVDTIQTVLENAVNDRKFDYQKLHDEVDNVFRHVEYYFPEFATPDIVTVLSEVDYRRKITPTQSQLLIAIDTYLGEDHDLYAGINKYQKVGLEIDHLPADIGLAYAYLFVPPSMDRTLLGSMVYYGKLHYLQQLFAPQSTGDQIFKYAPEKYEFTVNNESQMWSFFVDENLLYSTDPKLQSRFILPAPFSKFYLEVDQNTPGGVGQYIGYRIVKAYMENNDTPLDAMLTLPADVIFNKSGYKPKQ from the coding sequence ATGAAGTATAAGATTTATAGAGGTTTTAAATATCTCGCTTTCGCGAAAGCGTTATTCATACTATCATCGTGCAACGATTCATCAAGGTTAGAGCAAGAAATAGCGGCTATACCTGTAAAGTCTGAACTCAAATTGTTTCATGAAGAATTTGCTGAATCGACTATCGATGATTTAAATGATCTAAAACAAACCTATCCCATGTTGTTCCCGCAACAATATGCAGATAGTGTGTGGATTGCAAAGTTGACAGGTGTAGACACTATACAAACTGTGCTTGAAAATGCTGTTAACGATCGCAAATTTGACTATCAAAAATTACATGATGAGGTTGATAATGTTTTTAGACATGTAGAGTATTATTTTCCAGAATTTGCAACTCCAGATATTGTAACGGTGCTTTCTGAAGTGGATTATAGGCGTAAAATAACACCTACTCAATCGCAATTACTAATTGCAATTGATACGTATTTAGGGGAAGATCATGATCTTTATGCAGGTATCAATAAGTATCAAAAGGTAGGTTTAGAAATTGATCATTTACCGGCAGACATAGGTCTAGCATATGCTTATCTTTTTGTCCCACCATCTATGGATAGAACATTACTAGGGTCTATGGTGTATTATGGTAAGTTGCACTACTTACAACAATTGTTTGCACCTCAGTCTACGGGAGACCAGATTTTTAAATATGCGCCAGAGAAATATGAATTTACAGTTAATAATGAATCTCAAATGTGGAGTTTTTTTGTTGACGAGAACCTGTTGTATAGTACTGATCCTAAGCTGCAATCCCGTTTTATATTACCAGCTCCATTCTCAAAATTTTACTTAGAAGTCGATCAAAACACTCCAGGTGGAGTAGGACAGTACATAGGTTATCGCATTGTTAAAGCTTATATGGAGAATAATGATACTCCACTAGACGCGATGCTTACTTTACCAGCAGATGTTATTTTTAATAAATCAGGATATAAACCAAAACAATAA
- the mraY gene encoding phospho-N-acetylmuramoyl-pentapeptide-transferase, producing the protein MLYYLFKYLEEQFQFPGASLFGFITFRAAIAFLLSLGISTVYGKRIIKFLQRQQVGETVRDLGLEGQSEKAGTPTMGGVIIILATLIPVFLLSQLDNIYVVLLIITTIWMGLIGFTDDYIKVFKKDKDGLKGKFKVLGQVGLGAIVGATMFFHPGITIKEEITDPIAAQEIMERTDLPVAFGEAIQSTKTTIPFLKNNEFEYSSLIDWIDPSLAAWAWLIFIPIVIIIVTAVSNGANLTDGIDGLAAGTSAIAVITLALFAWISGNIIFSDYLNVMYIPNSGEMVVFITSFTGALVGFLWYNTYPAQVFMGDTGSLTIGGIIAVLAIATRKELLIPILCGVFLMENLSVMMQVSWFKYTKKKYGEGRRIFLMSPLHHHYQKKGIHESKIVVRFWIVGILLAIISIVTLKVR; encoded by the coding sequence ATGTTATACTACTTATTTAAATATCTAGAAGAGCAGTTCCAGTTTCCTGGAGCATCCTTGTTTGGTTTCATTACGTTTAGAGCAGCTATAGCCTTTTTACTATCCTTAGGGATATCTACAGTTTATGGAAAGCGCATTATTAAGTTTTTACAACGACAACAAGTTGGGGAAACGGTTAGAGATTTGGGTCTTGAAGGGCAATCAGAAAAAGCCGGAACACCTACTATGGGTGGAGTGATTATTATACTGGCGACATTAATACCAGTATTTTTATTATCACAACTGGATAATATCTATGTAGTCTTATTAATCATTACCACCATATGGATGGGATTAATTGGGTTTACAGATGATTATATAAAAGTATTTAAAAAAGATAAAGACGGTTTAAAGGGTAAATTTAAAGTATTAGGTCAGGTAGGTTTAGGTGCTATCGTGGGAGCAACTATGTTTTTTCATCCAGGTATAACTATCAAAGAAGAAATTACTGACCCTATTGCCGCTCAAGAAATTATGGAACGTACAGATTTGCCAGTAGCTTTTGGTGAAGCTATTCAATCTACTAAAACAACAATTCCTTTTCTTAAAAATAATGAATTTGAATACAGTTCTTTAATAGATTGGATCGATCCTAGTCTTGCGGCATGGGCATGGTTAATATTTATTCCTATTGTCATAATTATTGTTACAGCGGTTTCAAATGGTGCAAATCTGACAGATGGTATCGACGGTCTTGCAGCAGGAACTAGTGCTATTGCGGTTATTACTTTAGCTCTTTTTGCATGGATATCGGGTAATATTATATTCTCTGATTACTTAAACGTCATGTATATTCCTAATTCTGGTGAGATGGTAGTGTTTATTACTTCTTTTACCGGTGCGCTAGTCGGTTTCTTATGGTATAATACCTATCCAGCACAAGTATTTATGGGAGATACGGGTAGTTTAACTATTGGTGGTATTATCGCGGTGCTAGCCATCGCTACACGTAAAGAACTATTAATCCCTATACTTTGTGGGGTGTTTCTAATGGAAAATTTATCTGTAATGATGCAGGTGAGTTGGTTCAAATACACAAAGAAAAAATATGGTGAAGGAAGACGTATTTTCTTAATGTCACCGCTACATCATCACTATCAGAAGAAAGGAATTCATGAGAGTAAAATCGTTGTAAGATTCTGGATTGTTGGGATTTTGCTAGCTATTATCAGTATTGTAACACTTAAAGTAAGGTAA
- the rsmH gene encoding 16S rRNA (cytosine(1402)-N(4))-methyltransferase RsmH, whose translation MTQQSSYHSPVLLEESIDGLAINPSGVYVDVTYGGGGHSREILSRLGEHGRLFAFDQDLDALENVIDDPRFTLINQNFRFMKRFLRMYGVKEVDGILADLGVSSHQFDEADRGFSTRFDARLDMRMNQENELDAVRVVNDYDEDDLNRIFKEYGELRIAPKLTRAIMAKRNEGLIETVAQLKEICAPFVPERVQHKMLAQVFQAIRIEVNQEMDVLEEFLTQSKEILKVGGRLSVISYHSLEDRPVKRFIRNGLFQGEPEKDVFGRVSVPFKKVGKLIVPTAAQIKENNRARSAKLRIAQRIEE comes from the coding sequence ATGACACAACAGAGTTCTTATCATAGTCCGGTATTGTTAGAGGAGTCCATTGACGGGCTTGCGATTAATCCATCAGGTGTATATGTTGATGTAACATATGGTGGTGGTGGTCACTCACGTGAGATACTCTCTAGATTGGGTGAGCACGGTAGATTGTTTGCTTTTGATCAAGATCTGGATGCTTTAGAGAATGTGATTGATGATCCTCGATTTACATTGATTAATCAAAACTTTAGATTCATGAAACGTTTCTTACGCATGTATGGTGTGAAAGAGGTGGATGGTATTCTTGCTGATCTAGGTGTTAGTTCTCATCAATTTGATGAGGCAGATCGCGGTTTTTCTACTCGATTTGATGCTAGGTTAGATATGCGTATGAATCAAGAAAATGAATTAGACGCGGTAAGAGTTGTTAATGATTATGACGAGGACGACCTCAACCGTATTTTTAAAGAATATGGGGAATTGCGTATCGCTCCAAAGTTAACACGAGCGATAATGGCAAAGCGCAATGAAGGGCTTATTGAAACAGTGGCTCAATTAAAAGAAATATGTGCGCCTTTTGTGCCTGAACGTGTACAACATAAAATGTTAGCTCAGGTATTTCAAGCAATACGCATTGAAGTGAATCAAGAGATGGACGTGTTAGAAGAGTTTTTAACACAGTCCAAAGAAATATTAAAAGTAGGTGGTAGGCTTAGTGTTATATCCTATCATTCTTTAGAAGATCGACCGGTAAAGCGTTTTATACGTAATGGTCTTTTTCAAGGTGAGCCAGAAAAAGATGTTTTCGGTAGAGTGAGTGTGCCCTTTAAAAAAGTGGGTAAACTTATAGTTCCTACAGCAGCTCAGATTAAAGAAAATAATCGTGCGCGTAGTGCAAAATTGCGTATCGCGCAGCGTATTGAAGAGTAG
- a CDS encoding DUF3820 family protein produces the protein MEPFFDHKQLIELAWYKMPFGQHKGRYLSELPEPYYVWFNRKGFPAGKLGRYMTTVYDMKVNGIEDILREIRRKTVNDRPVF, from the coding sequence TTGGAACCATTCTTTGATCATAAACAATTGATAGAACTGGCCTGGTATAAAATGCCATTCGGTCAGCATAAAGGTAGATACTTAAGTGAATTGCCAGAGCCGTATTATGTATGGTTCAATAGAAAAGGCTTTCCAGCTGGTAAGTTGGGACGTTATATGACAACCGTATATGACATGAAAGTCAATGGTATTGAAGATATTTTAAGAGAAATACGTCGCAAAACGGTTAATGATCGACCCGTGTTCTAA
- a CDS encoding alpha/beta fold hydrolase, producing MTQELITEGKFEYFATGEGTPIIILHGLMGGLSNFQGVIDYFPSSGYQVVVPSLPLYSMPLLKTSVGTFAKYINEFIDHMGWNEVILLGNSLGGHIGLVTTKLFPEKIKALVITGSSGLYESAMGESYPKRGNYEYIKKKAEGVFYDPAVATKEIVDEVFGVVNDRNKLIKTLAIAKSAIRHNMAKDLPKMPTPTCIIWGKQDSVTPPEVATEFHEKLPNSDLFWIDKCGHAAMMEHPDEFNKILAGWLQKREL from the coding sequence ATGACGCAAGAGCTGATTACCGAAGGAAAATTTGAATACTTTGCCACTGGCGAAGGAACACCTATAATCATTTTACATGGTTTAATGGGAGGATTAAGTAATTTTCAAGGCGTGATCGACTATTTCCCATCTAGTGGATATCAAGTTGTAGTACCGTCACTGCCATTATACAGCATGCCATTATTAAAAACCAGTGTAGGCACATTTGCAAAATACATCAATGAATTCATTGACCATATGGGCTGGAATGAAGTTATTCTCTTAGGAAATTCTTTGGGTGGCCACATAGGCTTAGTGACTACAAAGTTGTTTCCAGAAAAGATAAAAGCTCTAGTGATAACAGGTAGCTCTGGACTTTATGAGAGTGCTATGGGTGAAAGTTATCCTAAACGCGGTAACTATGAATACATTAAGAAAAAGGCTGAAGGCGTTTTTTATGACCCAGCGGTTGCTACTAAAGAAATCGTCGATGAGGTTTTTGGTGTTGTAAATGATCGCAATAAGTTAATCAAAACACTTGCAATCGCAAAAAGTGCCATACGTCACAACATGGCCAAAGACCTTCCTAAAATGCCTACTCCTACTTGTATTATATGGGGAAAACAAGACAGCGTAACACCACCAGAGGTGGCTACTGAATTTCATGAAAAGCTACCTAATAGTGACCTTTTCTGGATTGATAAATGTGGACACGCTGCGATGATGGAGCACCCAGACGAATTTAATAAAATACTTGCTGGCTGGCTGCAAAAAAGAGAATTATAG
- a CDS encoding penicillin-binding protein encodes MATTEKSILNRIYMVGAVLLIIALGIVVKIINIQFIDGDKYRANAEQRIFKNDTIPANRGNLYDANGQLLATSISKYDIRFDAVAPSEADFNEYIGALSDSLSRKLNRPKSYFSKKLRTARNNRNRYLMITKNLNYSDYIQIKSFPLFRKGPFRGGIIVEQRVVREHPLGKMAERIVGYDRPGSAPVGLEGAFSQYLRGSNGVRQKQKISQNQWKPISGANEIEPQDGFDVYTTIDVNMQDVAHHALLEQLEYFQAEHGTAVVMEVATGEIKALSNLGRGESGKYFEKRNYAVWESHEPGSTFKLMSVVAALEDKVVDTSTVFDTKGGKISYYGRNVTDSKYGGYGKISVARAFEVSSNTALVQMVTDNYKGKDASARYVDRLYSMGLNKRLDLSITGEGVPRIPHPEDENWNGISLPWMAFGYGVHITPLQTLTFYNAIANNGVMVKPRLIREVRSKDQLIEKYDRSILNPSICSQETVSKVKVMMENVVKRGTADNLYSESFSMAGKTGTCQTGYGDKTKKLEYIASFAGYFPADEPKYSCIVVIHKPNTTKGYYGNIVAGPVFKKIAQKIYANNPMLDEVPMPEIAPDDIIKSQEAFYTQAQSTSNKIPNLKGMDAMDALTLLENLGAKVVLKGKGKVKEQSAAPGTRVKTNDQIILTLS; translated from the coding sequence ATGGCAACAACTGAAAAAAGCATACTGAATAGAATCTACATGGTAGGTGCAGTGCTTTTAATCATTGCCCTAGGAATTGTTGTTAAGATTATAAATATCCAATTCATTGATGGTGATAAGTATCGCGCCAATGCAGAGCAGCGTATTTTTAAGAATGACACCATTCCTGCGAATCGTGGGAATTTATATGATGCAAATGGGCAATTATTAGCGACATCTATCTCAAAGTATGATATCAGATTTGATGCAGTCGCGCCTAGCGAGGCAGATTTTAATGAATACATAGGAGCATTGAGTGATTCGCTTTCGCGAAAGCTAAACCGCCCAAAATCTTATTTCTCTAAAAAGTTGCGTACTGCACGCAATAATCGTAATCGATATTTAATGATTACTAAGAATTTAAATTATAGTGATTACATTCAAATAAAGTCTTTTCCTCTATTTAGAAAAGGACCTTTTCGTGGTGGTATTATTGTAGAACAACGTGTTGTAAGAGAGCATCCTTTAGGTAAAATGGCAGAGCGTATTGTGGGTTATGATCGACCTGGTAGTGCGCCCGTAGGACTGGAAGGAGCATTTTCTCAATATCTGAGAGGTAGTAACGGCGTCCGTCAAAAACAAAAGATTTCTCAAAATCAATGGAAGCCTATCAGCGGTGCTAATGAGATTGAACCACAGGATGGGTTTGATGTTTACACAACTATAGATGTTAACATGCAGGATGTAGCTCACCATGCTTTATTGGAACAGCTAGAATATTTTCAAGCAGAGCATGGGACGGCGGTGGTTATGGAAGTAGCAACAGGTGAGATAAAAGCACTCTCTAATCTAGGTCGTGGAGAAAGTGGTAAATACTTTGAAAAACGCAATTATGCGGTATGGGAATCCCACGAGCCTGGATCAACTTTTAAGTTAATGAGTGTAGTTGCAGCGCTTGAAGATAAAGTTGTTGATACTAGTACTGTTTTTGATACTAAAGGAGGAAAAATATCTTATTATGGTCGTAACGTGACAGATTCTAAATATGGCGGTTATGGTAAAATAAGTGTCGCTAGAGCATTTGAAGTTTCTTCAAATACAGCATTGGTCCAAATGGTGACTGATAATTATAAAGGAAAAGATGCAAGTGCTAGGTATGTGGATCGTCTTTATAGTATGGGGTTAAATAAACGACTCGATTTATCAATTACTGGAGAAGGAGTTCCTAGAATCCCACATCCCGAAGATGAAAATTGGAATGGTATATCGTTGCCGTGGATGGCTTTTGGTTATGGTGTCCATATAACGCCTCTACAAACGTTGACATTTTATAACGCAATTGCTAACAATGGTGTGATGGTTAAGCCGCGTTTGATAAGAGAAGTTCGTTCTAAAGATCAGTTAATTGAAAAGTACGATCGCAGCATTTTAAATCCGTCTATCTGTTCTCAAGAGACTGTAAGCAAGGTTAAGGTGATGATGGAAAATGTTGTAAAACGTGGTACAGCCGATAATCTTTACTCTGAAAGTTTTTCTATGGCAGGTAAAACTGGGACCTGTCAGACTGGTTATGGTGATAAGACTAAAAAATTAGAATATATAGCTTCTTTTGCAGGTTACTTTCCTGCAGATGAGCCCAAATATAGCTGCATAGTTGTTATACATAAACCCAATACAACCAAAGGCTACTATGGTAATATAGTCGCTGGTCCAGTATTTAAAAAAATTGCTCAAAAGATTTATGCAAATAACCCTATGCTTGATGAAGTGCCTATGCCAGAAATTGCTCCAGATGATATTATAAAGTCTCAAGAAGCATTTTACACACAAGCTCAATCAACGTCAAATAAGATACCTAATTTAAAAGGTATGGATGCTATGGACGCACTTACCTTACTTGAGAATCTAGGAGCTAAAGTAGTGCTTAAAGGTAAAGGCAAGGTAAAAGAACAAAGTGCTGCACCAGGCACTCGAGTAAAGACTAATGATCAAATAATATTAACTCTGTCATGA
- the mraZ gene encoding division/cell wall cluster transcriptional repressor MraZ, which yields MINFLGTYECKIDAKGRFMMPVSLKKQLAPVLQEGFVLKRSVFQPCLELYPMKEWNEMMVRMNKLNRFKKKNNDFIRRFTAGVKTVEIDANGRLLIPKDLIQIASITKNLTVSSAINIIEIWDKESYEQAIDEAAVDFADLAEEVMGDDTTEFLS from the coding sequence TTGATCAATTTCTTAGGAACATACGAGTGTAAAATCGATGCTAAAGGGCGTTTTATGATGCCAGTTTCATTGAAAAAGCAGCTAGCACCAGTCTTGCAAGAGGGCTTTGTGCTCAAGCGTTCTGTGTTCCAGCCTTGCCTAGAGTTGTATCCCATGAAAGAGTGGAATGAAATGATGGTGCGTATGAATAAGCTCAATCGATTTAAGAAAAAGAATAACGACTTCATACGTCGTTTTACTGCTGGTGTAAAAACCGTAGAAATAGATGCAAATGGAAGATTATTAATCCCTAAGGATTTAATACAAATCGCTAGTATCACTAAAAATCTCACCGTATCGAGTGCGATTAATATTATAGAAATATGGGATAAGGAGAGCTATGAGCAGGCTATTGATGAGGCTGCAGTAGATTTTGCTGATCTCGCAGAAGAAGTAATGGGAGATGACACAACAGAGTTCTTATCATAG
- the gldC gene encoding gliding motility protein GldC, giving the protein MAQNHRSEIKIGIELDENRVPEQIRWSAPDGGVTGAEAKAMMVSMWDSIEKESFRIDLWTKDMPVDEMRVFFHQTLVSMADSYHRATNDDKMRDTMIDFCDYFAEKLELKKK; this is encoded by the coding sequence ATGGCTCAAAATCATAGATCAGAGATAAAAATAGGGATAGAATTAGATGAGAATCGTGTCCCAGAACAAATTAGATGGAGTGCGCCAGATGGTGGCGTTACTGGTGCAGAGGCTAAAGCAATGATGGTTTCTATGTGGGATTCTATAGAGAAAGAAAGTTTCCGTATTGATTTATGGACTAAAGATATGCCAGTTGATGAAATGAGAGTATTCTTTCATCAAACACTAGTTTCTATGGCAGACTCTTATCACCGTGCTACTAATGATGATAAGATGAGAGATACGATGATTGATTTTTGTGATTATTTTGCAGAGAAGCTAGAATTGAAGAAGAAGTAG
- the yihA gene encoding ribosome biogenesis GTP-binding protein YihA/YsxC produces the protein MKITSSEFVISNQDVKRCPDSKLPEYAFIGRSNVGKSSLINMLTNKKSLAKTSGRPGKTQLINHFLINKTWHLVDLPGYGYARVSKTSKAKFQKFITNYFQQRRQLVCAFVLVDVRHEPQPIDTEFMEWLGENGIPFGIVFTKADKLKPNALERNVEAYKKQLLDGVWEEVPPYFVTSSSNGTGQEELLNYIGEINNSLN, from the coding sequence ATGAAAATAACTAGTTCAGAATTTGTAATTTCTAACCAAGACGTTAAAAGATGTCCTGATAGCAAGTTACCGGAATATGCTTTTATAGGACGCTCTAATGTGGGCAAGTCTTCTTTAATCAATATGTTGACTAACAAAAAAAGCCTAGCCAAAACATCTGGCCGTCCAGGAAAAACACAGCTGATTAATCATTTTTTAATTAATAAAACCTGGCACCTTGTAGATTTACCAGGTTATGGATATGCTAGAGTATCTAAAACTAGTAAGGCAAAATTTCAAAAATTTATTACTAATTATTTTCAACAAAGACGTCAATTAGTTTGCGCTTTTGTACTAGTTGACGTGCGCCACGAGCCGCAACCTATAGACACAGAATTTATGGAGTGGTTAGGTGAGAATGGCATTCCCTTTGGGATTGTATTCACTAAAGCTGACAAGCTCAAACCCAACGCCCTAGAACGTAATGTTGAAGCTTATAAGAAGCAATTACTAGATGGTGTGTGGGAAGAAGTACCTCCTTACTTTGTGACTAGCTCCAGCAACGGTACTGGTCAAGAGGAACTACTTAACTACATAGGTGAAATTAACAACAGCTTAAATTAA
- a CDS encoding UDP-N-acetylmuramoyl-L-alanyl-D-glutamate--2,6-diaminopimelate ligase, which produces MRNLKDLLYKVSLELVIGPTDIAVSQVHFDSRAINSGDVFIALKGTAVDGHQFIEKAVAHGAKAVILEDLPDYRSENVTYVQVNSAHEALALIGANYYDNPSKDLKLIGVTGTNGKTTTTSLLYQLFKKLGFKTGLISTVEILIDGKVVPTKHTTPDPLTINSHLASMRDAGVDYCFMEVSSHGIDQERVTGLHFVGGMFTNLTHDHLDYHNSFAEYRDVKKRFFDMLPSQAFAITNRDDKNGEFMLQNTKARKLGYALKTYTDYRAQIIENQFGGLQLKVNNQELWTKMIGEFNAYNVLAIYGCAIELGLDSTEVLEAISQLDGVSGRFQYFTTAAQRITAIVDYAHTPDALKNVLETINAIRTRNEKLITVVGCGGDRDKSKRPIMANIAASLSDQVIFTSDNPRTENPDVILADMEAGVEPIDFKKTLTVTDRKNAIKTAVQMAQENDIILIAGKGHETYQEINGVRLDFNDRLIVADLLKQLNK; this is translated from the coding sequence ATGAGAAATTTAAAAGACTTATTGTATAAAGTGAGCTTGGAGTTGGTCATTGGTCCTACAGATATTGCTGTGTCCCAAGTGCACTTTGACTCTAGAGCGATAAATTCGGGAGATGTTTTTATAGCGCTCAAAGGTACAGCAGTAGATGGTCATCAATTTATTGAAAAAGCAGTAGCTCATGGTGCAAAGGCTGTTATACTAGAAGACTTGCCAGATTACCGGTCAGAAAATGTGACTTATGTACAAGTAAATAGCGCTCATGAAGCTTTGGCACTTATAGGCGCAAATTATTATGACAATCCTTCTAAAGATTTAAAATTAATTGGTGTTACAGGTACAAATGGTAAAACAACTACAACTAGTTTATTATACCAGTTATTTAAAAAACTAGGCTTTAAAACAGGATTAATTTCAACTGTAGAGATATTAATTGACGGTAAAGTTGTTCCTACTAAACACACAACTCCAGACCCGTTAACTATCAATAGTCATCTTGCGAGCATGCGAGATGCTGGTGTTGATTATTGTTTTATGGAAGTGAGTAGTCACGGTATCGATCAAGAACGAGTTACCGGTCTGCATTTTGTAGGTGGTATGTTTACTAATTTAACACATGATCACCTAGATTATCATAACAGCTTTGCAGAGTATAGAGATGTAAAAAAACGTTTCTTTGATATGCTGCCTTCTCAGGCATTTGCAATTACTAATCGAGACGATAAAAATGGTGAGTTCATGTTGCAAAATACAAAGGCACGTAAGCTGGGCTATGCTCTTAAAACTTATACAGATTATCGTGCTCAGATTATTGAAAATCAATTCGGTGGTTTACAATTAAAAGTCAACAATCAGGAACTATGGACTAAGATGATTGGTGAGTTTAATGCATATAATGTATTGGCGATTTATGGATGTGCAATTGAACTAGGTCTTGATTCAACAGAGGTGTTAGAGGCGATTTCTCAACTCGATGGAGTTTCTGGAAGGTTTCAATACTTCACTACTGCCGCACAACGCATAACTGCGATTGTAGATTATGCTCACACACCAGATGCGTTAAAAAATGTGCTGGAGACGATCAACGCCATCCGTACTCGCAATGAGAAATTAATCACCGTTGTGGGCTGTGGAGGTGATAGAGATAAGTCTAAAAGACCAATAATGGCAAATATTGCTGCATCACTTAGTGATCAGGTAATTTTTACAAGCGATAATCCTCGTACTGAAAATCCAGATGTCATTCTTGCAGATATGGAGGCTGGAGTGGAACCTATAGATTTTAAAAAAACACTAACCGTTACTGATCGTAAAAACGCCATAAAAACAGCAGTACAAATGGCACAAGAAAATGATATAATTCTTATCGCTGGAAAGGGTCATGAGACTTATCAAGAGATTAACGGTGTGCGATTAGATTTTAATGACCGCCTGATTGTAGCAGACTTACTAAAACAACTTAATAAATAA
- a CDS encoding FtsL-like putative cell division protein, translating to MAFKVYDILKGSFLTNDDAFKNWRFIIFAVFLSIVMIYTGHSFEKKVHYIGQLAEQENELRSQYVDGQRELMFLQMESTIATKLKNRGIAPAKNPPQKIIVKSTTDGNN from the coding sequence ATGGCGTTTAAAGTTTATGACATATTAAAGGGTAGTTTCCTGACTAATGATGATGCGTTTAAAAACTGGCGCTTCATCATTTTTGCAGTATTTCTGTCTATTGTCATGATCTACACTGGACATAGTTTTGAGAAAAAAGTGCATTACATAGGACAGCTTGCAGAGCAAGAAAATGAATTGCGTAGTCAGTATGTAGATGGTCAGCGTGAGTTGATGTTTCTGCAAATGGAGTCCACTATTGCTACTAAATTAAAAAACCGCGGTATTGCACCAGCAAAAAACCCACCGCAAAAAATAATCGTTAAATCAACAACAGATGGCAACAACTGA